A stretch of Acidovorax sp. RAC01 DNA encodes these proteins:
- a CDS encoding ABC transporter permease produces the protein MFKLEARPQSSRLWTYGSPLLALAVTVLIGVALFMALGKDPVRGLQVFFWEPIKSQYAIGELMVKATPLLLIALGLAVCFRSNVWNIGAEGQFVIGAVAAGGMALLADKSTGPWIVPAILLAGVLGGMVWAGLTALLRDKFNANEILVSLMLVYVATLVLGYLVYGPWKDPMGYNFPQTKMFDKVTQIPRLMQGSRVSIGLLLALAGAAALWIFLFRTRAGFAQQVGGLAPAAARYAGFSSRKALWTALLISGGAAGLAGALEVAGPIGQLTPYVPAGYGFAAIIVAFVGRLHPVGMILSAILMSMFYIGGELAQSRLGLPKSLTGVFQGLLLFTLLACDTLIAYRIRWVGTRAPGKGAA, from the coding sequence ATGTTCAAGCTTGAAGCGCGCCCGCAATCGTCGCGGCTGTGGACATACGGCTCACCCCTGCTTGCGCTGGCGGTGACGGTGCTCATCGGCGTGGCGCTGTTCATGGCGCTGGGCAAGGACCCGGTGCGTGGCCTGCAGGTCTTCTTCTGGGAGCCCATCAAGTCGCAGTACGCCATTGGCGAACTCATGGTCAAGGCCACGCCGCTGCTGCTGATTGCGCTGGGGCTGGCGGTGTGCTTTCGCTCCAACGTGTGGAACATCGGCGCCGAGGGCCAGTTCGTGATCGGCGCGGTGGCTGCTGGCGGCATGGCGCTGCTGGCCGACAAGAGCACCGGGCCGTGGATCGTGCCGGCGATTTTGCTGGCCGGCGTGCTGGGCGGCATGGTGTGGGCGGGGCTCACGGCGCTGCTGCGCGACAAGTTCAACGCCAACGAGATTCTGGTCAGCCTGATGCTGGTGTACGTGGCCACGCTGGTGCTGGGCTACCTGGTGTACGGGCCGTGGAAAGACCCGATGGGCTACAACTTTCCGCAGACCAAGATGTTCGATAAGGTCACGCAGATACCCCGGCTGATGCAGGGCTCGCGCGTGTCCATCGGGCTGCTGCTGGCGCTGGCGGGGGCTGCTGCACTGTGGATCTTCCTGTTTCGCACGCGGGCCGGTTTTGCGCAGCAGGTGGGCGGGCTGGCACCGGCGGCCGCGCGCTACGCCGGGTTTTCATCGCGCAAGGCGCTGTGGACGGCACTGCTGATCTCGGGCGGTGCGGCCGGCCTGGCGGGTGCGCTGGAAGTGGCGGGCCCCATTGGCCAGCTCACGCCGTATGTGCCCGCAGGCTACGGCTTTGCGGCCATCATCGTGGCGTTTGTGGGCCGGCTGCATCCGGTCGGCATGATTCTTTCGGCCATCCTCATGAGCATGTTCTACATCGGCGGCGAGCTGGCGCAGTCGCGCCTGGGGCTGCCCAAGTCGCTCACGGGCGTGTTCCAGGGCCTACTGCTGTTCACGCTGCTGGCGTGCGACACGCTGATTGCCTACCGCATCCGCTGGGTGGGCACCCGCGCACCAGGCAAGGGAGCCGCATAA
- a CDS encoding HIT family protein yields the protein MPMFVDTSPPGQCIFCRLVAGDIPAARVYEDELTLAFMDLGKVNPGHVLVATKRHAATLLDITAAEAAAVMQTAQRVARAVQAVFDPPGLTLLQANGREGDQTVFHFHLHVVPRHAQDGIALTWPRKEPGAQVLQGYARQLSAELARGHAQ from the coding sequence ATGCCCATGTTTGTTGACACATCGCCCCCGGGGCAGTGCATCTTTTGCCGCCTGGTCGCAGGCGACATTCCGGCCGCCAGGGTGTACGAAGACGAGCTCACGCTGGCTTTCATGGACCTGGGCAAGGTCAACCCCGGGCACGTGCTGGTGGCCACCAAGCGGCATGCGGCCACCTTGCTCGACATCACCGCTGCGGAAGCCGCTGCCGTGATGCAGACCGCGCAACGGGTGGCACGTGCGGTGCAGGCGGTGTTCGACCCGCCGGGTCTGACCCTGCTGCAGGCCAATGGCCGCGAAGGGGACCAGACCGTGTTCCACTTTCACCTGCATGTGGTGCCGCGCCACGCGCAAGACGGCATTGCCCTCACCTGGCCGCGCAAGGAGCCCGGCGCCCAGGTGCTTCAAGGCTACGCGCGCCAGCTCAGTGCAGAACTGGCGCGGGGGCACGCTCAGTAG
- a CDS encoding LysR family transcriptional regulator — protein MRDHALFDKIDLHLIRVLHTVLIERSVSRAAVRLGMHQPAVSAALKRLRDLSGDPLLVRSGASMMPTDAALRMVEPAAAILRSAEALFSDARGFDPRTATRTFRVAASDYLDPLFLPQLVARIKALAPLCPIEIHPLSADAHYHAHLAQGEVDVVIGNWPQPPEDLHMGRLFGDEVVCLVGQGHPAVRRGWDVDSWLAAEHIAPTPTHPGARGVIDAHLDSLGLSRNITARCAHFSLIPDIVASSLLVMTTGRQYCERYLQRLPLAILPCPVPFPRLMYYQLWHARTHHSAAAMWLRECVKGVAATLRKE, from the coding sequence ATGAGAGACCACGCCCTTTTCGACAAGATAGACCTCCATCTCATAAGGGTCTTGCACACCGTGTTGATCGAACGCAGCGTATCGAGGGCCGCCGTCCGCTTGGGCATGCACCAGCCGGCGGTGTCGGCTGCGCTCAAGCGCCTGCGCGACCTTTCGGGCGACCCGCTCCTGGTGCGCTCGGGCGCCAGCATGATGCCCACGGACGCCGCGCTGCGCATGGTGGAGCCCGCGGCGGCCATCCTGCGGTCGGCCGAGGCCCTGTTCTCCGACGCCCGCGGGTTCGACCCGCGCACGGCCACGCGCACCTTCCGTGTGGCGGCCAGCGACTACCTGGACCCGCTGTTCCTGCCCCAGCTGGTGGCCCGCATCAAGGCCCTGGCGCCCCTGTGCCCCATCGAGATCCACCCCCTTTCGGCCGATGCGCACTACCACGCCCACCTGGCGCAGGGCGAGGTCGATGTGGTGATTGGCAACTGGCCGCAGCCCCCCGAAGACCTGCACATGGGCCGCCTGTTTGGCGACGAGGTGGTGTGCCTGGTGGGGCAGGGCCACCCGGCGGTACGCCGCGGCTGGGATGTGGACAGCTGGCTGGCGGCCGAGCACATTGCCCCCACGCCCACCCACCCCGGTGCCCGCGGCGTGATCGATGCCCACCTGGACAGCCTGGGCCTGTCGCGCAACATCACCGCGCGCTGCGCGCACTTCAGCCTGATTCCGGACATCGTCGCGTCGAGCCTGCTGGTGATGACCACCGGGCGCCAATATTGCGAGCGCTACCTACAGCGCCTGCCGCTGGCCATCCTGCCGTGCCCGGTGCCGTTTCCGCGGCTGATGTATTACCAGCTGTGGCACGCCCGCACCCACCACTCGGCCGCGGCCATGTGGCTGCGCGAATGCGTGAAGGGCGTGGCTGCGACGCTACGAAAAGAATAG
- the guaD gene encoding guanine deaminase, whose amino-acid sequence MRVYRSALLRFADDGSALYDQDGLLAVAPDAAGRERVVAAGPWQALSSHYAGHPVTQLPGRIIAPGFVDMHIHFPQTDVIGSPADGLLPWLENYTFPHETRFADLAYGEQVAEFFIDELLRNGVTTALTFATSHPASVDALFAQAQRRGMRLITGKVLQDRHSPDGVRDETEQSLMDTEALIRRWHGVDRLGYAITPRFAPTSTPEQLRGAGALAARYPDVWIQSHVAENRDEIRWARELFPASRSYLAVYDDFGLMRERAVYAHCIHFDDDDRALMRDTGAVAAVSPTSNLFLGSGFFDYASADRVGFGYGLASDVGGGTSFSPFHTMLAAYYVGREGQTKPGLSLTPEQLWWQHTAGAASALGLGGVVGNLQPGCEADFVVLNPAATPLLARKTQQARNLAELLFALIVIGDDRVVEQTVISQAKYGPGA is encoded by the coding sequence ATGCGTGTTTACCGTTCTGCCCTTTTGCGTTTTGCCGACGATGGATCGGCCCTGTACGACCAGGATGGCCTGCTGGCCGTGGCCCCCGATGCAGCGGGCCGCGAGCGCGTGGTGGCCGCAGGCCCGTGGCAGGCCCTGTCGTCGCACTACGCCGGTCACCCGGTCACGCAGCTTCCGGGTCGCATCATTGCGCCGGGTTTTGTGGACATGCACATCCACTTCCCGCAGACGGATGTGATCGGCTCGCCCGCGGATGGCTTGCTGCCCTGGCTGGAGAACTACACCTTTCCCCACGAAACGCGGTTTGCCGACTTGGCCTATGGCGAGCAGGTGGCAGAGTTCTTTATTGACGAGCTGCTGCGCAACGGCGTGACCACGGCGCTCACGTTTGCCACCTCGCACCCTGCGTCGGTGGACGCCCTCTTTGCGCAGGCGCAGCGCCGCGGCATGCGCCTGATCACCGGCAAGGTGCTGCAAGACAGGCATTCGCCCGACGGCGTGCGCGACGAAACCGAGCAGAGCCTGATGGACACCGAGGCGCTCATCCGCCGCTGGCATGGCGTGGACCGCCTGGGCTACGCCATCACCCCCCGCTTTGCGCCCACCAGCACGCCCGAGCAGCTGCGCGGCGCGGGCGCGCTGGCCGCGCGGTATCCGGATGTGTGGATCCAGTCCCATGTGGCCGAGAACCGCGACGAAATCCGCTGGGCGCGTGAGCTGTTCCCCGCATCGCGCAGCTACCTGGCCGTGTACGACGACTTCGGGCTGATGCGCGAGCGTGCGGTGTACGCCCACTGCATCCACTTCGATGACGACGACCGCGCCCTGATGCGCGACACCGGCGCCGTGGCCGCTGTGAGCCCCACCAGCAATCTGTTTCTGGGCAGCGGGTTTTTTGACTACGCCAGCGCCGACCGGGTGGGCTTTGGCTATGGGCTGGCGAGCGACGTGGGCGGCGGCACCAGCTTCAGCCCGTTTCACACCATGCTGGCCGCCTACTACGTGGGGCGCGAAGGGCAGACCAAGCCGGGGCTGAGCCTGACGCCCGAGCAGCTGTGGTGGCAGCACACCGCAGGGGCTGCCAGTGCGCTGGGGCTCGGCGGCGTGGTGGGCAACCTGCAGCCCGGTTGCGAGGCCGATTTTGTGGTGCTCAACCCCGCCGCCACGCCGCTGCTGGCCCGCAAGACGCAGCAGGCGCGGAATCTGGCGGAGCTGTTGTTTGCGCTGATCGTGATCGGCGATGACCGCGTGGTGGAGCAAACCGTGATTTCTCAAGCAAAATACGGCCCGGGCGCTTGA
- a CDS encoding adenosine deaminase: protein MFKIPTISAERLPGLLRAMPKAELHIHIEGSLEPELIFALAQRNGVPLPYASVEDLRRAYAFTNLQSFLDIYYAGASVLLHEQDFYDMARAYLVRAAADNVLHAEIFFDPQTHTARGVAMETVINGLHRACAEAEADLGISATLILCFLRHLSEESAFETLEQAMPYLGRIVGVGLDSSEVGHPPEKFARVFARCRELGLRLVAHAGEEGPPAYIWSALDVLKVERIDHGVQAVHDAALMQRLAQERIALTVCPLSNQKLCVFPNLADHNLGKLLDAGLAATVNSDDPAYFGGYINENFTQVFAATGLTARHAYQLAFNSFEASFATNAQKRVWEHKLKETFENCVEHDY from the coding sequence ATGTTCAAGATCCCGACCATTTCTGCCGAGCGCCTGCCGGGCCTGCTGCGCGCCATGCCCAAGGCCGAGCTGCACATCCATATCGAGGGTTCGCTGGAGCCCGAGCTGATCTTTGCCTTGGCGCAGCGCAACGGTGTGCCGCTGCCCTATGCCAGCGTCGAGGACCTGCGGCGCGCCTATGCGTTCACCAACCTGCAGAGCTTTCTGGACATCTACTACGCCGGTGCCAGCGTGCTGCTGCACGAGCAGGATTTCTACGACATGGCGCGCGCCTACCTGGTGCGCGCCGCGGCCGACAACGTGCTGCACGCCGAGATCTTTTTCGACCCGCAGACCCACACCGCCCGCGGCGTGGCGATGGAGACCGTCATCAACGGCCTGCACCGCGCCTGCGCAGAGGCTGAAGCCGACCTGGGCATCAGCGCCACGCTCATCCTGTGTTTCCTGCGCCATCTGAGCGAGGAATCGGCCTTCGAGACGCTGGAGCAGGCCATGCCGTACCTGGGCCGCATCGTGGGCGTGGGGCTGGATTCCAGCGAAGTGGGCCACCCGCCCGAGAAGTTCGCCCGCGTGTTCGCCCGCTGCCGAGAGCTGGGCCTGCGCCTGGTCGCCCATGCGGGCGAGGAGGGGCCACCAGCCTACATCTGGAGCGCGCTCGATGTGCTCAAGGTCGAGCGCATCGACCACGGGGTGCAGGCCGTGCACGACGCGGCGCTGATGCAGCGCCTGGCCCAGGAGCGCATTGCGCTCACGGTGTGCCCGCTGTCCAACCAGAAGCTGTGTGTGTTCCCCAACCTGGCCGATCACAACCTGGGCAAGCTGCTCGATGCCGGCCTGGCAGCCACCGTGAATTCAGACGACCCGGCGTACTTTGGCGGCTACATCAACGAGAACTTCACGCAGGTGTTTGCCGCCACGGGGCTTACGGCACGCCATGCCTATCAACTCGCGTTCAACAGCTTCGAGGCCAGCTTTGCCACCAATGCGCAAAAGCGGGTGTGGGAGCACAAGCTCAAGGAAACCTTCGAGAACTGCGTGGAGCACGACTACTGA
- a CDS encoding BMP family ABC transporter substrate-binding protein, translating into MTDLQKRSLLKVAALSAVAAAALVGCGKKEEPAPAPAPAPAPAAEAPAPKPEPLKIAFAYVGPVGDGGWSFAHDNGRKAIEKEFGDKVVTSFVESVPESADAERVLRDLAGQGNKLIFGTTFGYMESMLKVAEDNKNIKFEHATGYKTAENLRTYDSRTYEGAYMAGVIAGAMTKSNTLGVVGSVPIPEVIRNINSFTMGAQSVNPKIKTKVVWVNEWFSPPKETEAATSLINGGADVLFQNTDSPAVLKTAQEKGKRAFGWDSDMTAYGPKAHLASAIINWGPYYIKATKDVLDGNWASGQSWWGVKEGAIDIVSIAEDVPADIKTKVEGIKKGLADGSFVIWKGPIVGQDGKEILAKDAVADDKFLGGVNFYVKGVEGKIPGGDKK; encoded by the coding sequence ATGACTGATCTGCAGAAACGCTCGCTGCTCAAGGTGGCGGCGCTCTCCGCCGTCGCTGCCGCCGCACTGGTGGGCTGTGGCAAGAAGGAAGAGCCCGCGCCGGCCCCCGCGCCAGCGCCCGCTCCTGCGGCCGAAGCGCCCGCGCCCAAGCCCGAGCCACTGAAGATCGCGTTTGCCTACGTGGGCCCTGTGGGCGACGGCGGCTGGTCGTTTGCGCACGACAACGGCCGCAAGGCCATCGAAAAGGAATTCGGCGACAAGGTCGTGACGAGCTTTGTCGAAAGCGTGCCCGAGTCGGCTGACGCCGAGCGCGTGCTGCGCGACCTGGCCGGCCAGGGCAACAAGCTCATCTTTGGCACCACCTTCGGCTACATGGAGTCGATGCTCAAGGTGGCCGAGGACAACAAGAACATCAAGTTCGAACACGCCACCGGTTACAAGACGGCCGAGAACCTGCGCACCTATGACAGCCGCACCTATGAAGGCGCGTACATGGCGGGCGTGATTGCCGGTGCCATGACCAAGTCGAACACCCTGGGCGTGGTGGGCTCGGTGCCAATCCCTGAAGTGATCCGCAACATCAACAGCTTCACCATGGGCGCGCAGTCGGTCAACCCCAAGATCAAGACCAAGGTGGTCTGGGTGAACGAATGGTTCAGCCCACCCAAGGAAACCGAGGCTGCCACCAGCCTGATCAACGGCGGCGCCGACGTGCTGTTCCAGAACACCGACTCGCCCGCCGTGCTCAAGACGGCGCAAGAAAAGGGCAAGCGCGCCTTCGGCTGGGATTCGGACATGACCGCCTACGGTCCCAAGGCCCACCTGGCCTCGGCCATCATCAACTGGGGCCCGTACTACATCAAGGCCACCAAGGACGTGCTGGACGGCAACTGGGCTTCGGGCCAGAGCTGGTGGGGCGTGAAGGAAGGCGCGATCGACATCGTCTCCATCGCCGAAGACGTGCCTGCCGACATCAAGACCAAGGTCGAAGGCATCAAGAAGGGCCTGGCCGATGGTTCGTTCGTGATCTGGAAGGGCCCGATCGTGGGTCAGGACGGCAAGGAAATCCTGGCCAAGGACGCCGTGGCTGACGACAAGTTCCTGGGCGGCGTGAACTTCTACGTCAAGGGCGTGGAAGGCAAGATCCCCGGCGGCGACAAGAAGTAA
- the xdhA gene encoding xanthine dehydrogenase small subunit, producing MTTRPLQFLRRGQPVSLGNVPPDRTLLEVLREDLGCTGTKEGCGEGDCGACTVVLGEAEGGKVRYSAVNSCIRLAHSIDGMALWTVEDLAEDPLIRPVGDAPGVCANAMHPAQEAMVQCHGSQCGFCTPGFVMSLFGMYQRHIAPTLQGDSDAAPAASLPPITRALAQEELSGNLCRCTGYRPILDAAQQMAALPPRVVDEATLLQKLELLRQSIPALEADLSSNLPYLTPTTLPALLAARAAHPQAQVVAGCTDVGLWVTKQHKQYDRILDVTRAAELCQVHHDTHHITIGAAVRLTGAFAALVAQWPQLHSFASRFAGLPVRNSGTLGGNVANGSPIGDSMPLLIALRARVVLASVRGEREIPLEDLYTGYRQNVMAPDELLVRIVIPRPGVTEALRAYKISKRFDDDISAVCLVINLDIEAGTVRRASIGAGGVAAVPARAQQTEAALTGQPWTAETIASAAQVLQAEFTPISDMRASGEYRRAVLGGLLQRFWLESQGNAAASVENFRLEASV from the coding sequence ATGACCACACGTCCCCTGCAATTCCTGCGCCGCGGCCAGCCCGTGTCGCTGGGCAATGTACCACCCGACCGCACGCTGCTGGAGGTGCTGCGCGAGGACCTGGGCTGCACCGGCACCAAGGAAGGCTGCGGCGAAGGCGATTGCGGCGCCTGCACCGTGGTGCTGGGCGAGGCCGAGGGCGGCAAGGTGCGCTACAGCGCCGTCAACAGCTGCATCCGCCTGGCCCATTCCATCGACGGCATGGCACTATGGACGGTGGAAGACCTGGCGGAAGACCCGCTGATTAGGCCGGTGGGCGATGCGCCCGGCGTCTGCGCCAACGCCATGCATCCGGCCCAAGAGGCCATGGTTCAGTGCCACGGCTCCCAGTGCGGCTTTTGCACGCCGGGATTCGTGATGAGCCTGTTTGGCATGTACCAGAGGCACATCGCGCCCACGCTCCAGGGCGACAGCGACGCGGCGCCCGCCGCCTCCCTACCCCCCATCACCCGCGCGCTGGCACAGGAAGAACTCTCGGGCAACCTGTGCCGCTGCACCGGCTACCGCCCCATCCTGGACGCCGCGCAGCAGATGGCAGCGCTGCCGCCCCGCGTGGTGGACGAAGCCACTTTGCTACAAAAACTAGAGCTACTCAGGCAATCAATACCAGCGCTAGAGGCCGATTTGTCTTCAAACCTGCCTTATCTGACCCCCACCACCCTGCCCGCCCTGCTGGCAGCCCGCGCCGCTCACCCCCAGGCGCAGGTGGTGGCCGGGTGCACCGATGTGGGCCTGTGGGTGACCAAGCAGCACAAGCAATACGACCGCATCCTGGATGTGACCCGCGCCGCCGAGCTGTGCCAGGTACACCACGACACGCACCACATCACCATCGGCGCCGCCGTCCGCCTGACCGGCGCCTTTGCCGCGCTGGTGGCGCAGTGGCCGCAACTGCACAGCTTTGCCAGCCGCTTTGCGGGCCTGCCCGTGCGCAACTCCGGGACGCTGGGTGGCAACGTGGCCAACGGCTCGCCGATTGGCGATTCAATGCCGCTGCTGATCGCCCTGCGCGCCCGCGTGGTGCTGGCCAGCGTGCGCGGCGAACGCGAGATACCACTCGAAGACCTGTACACCGGCTACCGCCAGAACGTCATGGCGCCCGACGAGCTGCTGGTGCGCATCGTCATACCCAGACCGGGCGTCACCGAAGCGCTACGCGCATACAAAATTTCCAAACGTTTTGACGACGACATCTCTGCTGTGTGCCTGGTGATCAACCTCGACATCGAAGCCGGCACCGTGCGCCGCGCCAGCATCGGTGCCGGCGGTGTGGCCGCCGTCCCGGCACGCGCCCAGCAGACCGAAGCCGCTCTCACCGGCCAGCCATGGACGGCCGAAACAATTGCTAGCGCGGCCCAGGTGCTGCAAGCCGAATTCACCCCCATTTCCGACATGCGCGCCAGTGGCGAATACCGCCGCGCCGTGCTGGGCGGCCTGCTGCAGCGCTTCTGGCTGGAAAGCCAGGGCAATGCAGCGGCGAGCGTAGAAAACTTCCGCCTGGAGGCATCGGTATGA
- a CDS encoding BMP family ABC transporter substrate-binding protein, with translation MYKNLAAALAAACFFSPVFSQTVPGKVGAPAEPVKAGFVYVSPITEAGWTRQHDEGRKAVEAALGSQVKTTFVENVAEGADAERVIRDLAATGHHIIFTPSFGYMEPTLKVAQDFPHVKFESITGYKTAPNVAAANARYYEGRYLAGIAAGRMTKTGVGGYVAGFPIPEVLQGINAFTLGMRSVNPQAVVKVVWLDVWFDPPKERDAAMALFNQNVDVIAFHTGSTAVMAAAQERGKMAVAYHSDMRRTGPDAQIVAVTHQWGAYYTQRVRAVKQGTWKTATVWGGVREGMIRVGDFGPRVPAAVQKEVLAAQKAIGEGRLQPFRAGKTPVRDNEGREVITPGQALSDTQILQMNWLVEGVQGKVTR, from the coding sequence ATGTACAAAAACCTCGCTGCCGCGCTCGCGGCCGCCTGTTTTTTCTCCCCCGTTTTTTCGCAAACGGTGCCCGGCAAAGTCGGCGCTCCCGCAGAGCCGGTGAAGGCCGGTTTTGTCTATGTCTCGCCCATCACCGAAGCCGGCTGGACGCGCCAGCATGACGAGGGCCGCAAGGCCGTGGAGGCCGCACTGGGCAGCCAGGTGAAGACCACGTTTGTCGAGAACGTGGCCGAAGGTGCCGATGCCGAGCGCGTGATCCGCGACCTGGCCGCCACCGGCCACCACATCATCTTCACGCCCAGCTTTGGCTACATGGAGCCCACGCTCAAGGTGGCGCAGGACTTCCCCCATGTGAAGTTCGAGTCCATCACCGGCTACAAGACAGCGCCCAACGTGGCGGCGGCCAATGCCCGGTATTACGAAGGCCGCTACCTGGCCGGCATTGCGGCCGGGCGCATGACTAAGACGGGTGTGGGCGGTTACGTGGCGGGCTTTCCCATTCCGGAGGTGCTGCAGGGCATCAACGCCTTCACGCTGGGCATGCGCTCGGTCAACCCGCAGGCAGTGGTCAAGGTGGTGTGGCTGGATGTGTGGTTTGACCCGCCCAAGGAGCGCGATGCGGCCATGGCGCTGTTCAACCAGAACGTCGATGTGATTGCCTTCCACACCGGCTCCACGGCCGTGATGGCGGCCGCGCAGGAGCGCGGCAAGATGGCGGTGGCCTACCACTCGGACATGCGCCGCACCGGGCCCGATGCGCAGATCGTGGCCGTGACGCACCAGTGGGGCGCCTACTACACGCAGCGGGTGCGCGCCGTGAAGCAGGGTACCTGGAAAACCGCCACCGTGTGGGGCGGCGTGCGCGAAGGAATGATCCGTGTGGGCGATTTCGGCCCCCGTGTTCCTGCCGCCGTGCAAAAGGAAGTGCTGGCCGCCCAGAAGGCCATTGGCGAGGGACGTTTGCAGCCGTTTCGTGCCGGAAAGACGCCGGTGCGCGACAACGAGGGCCGCGAGGTGATCACCCCCGGGCAAGCGCTTTCCGATACGCAGATCCTGCAGATGAACTGGCTGGTGGAGGGCGTGCAGGGCAAGGTCACGCGCTGA
- a CDS encoding ABC transporter permease, producing MESYALLIGATLSAGTVLAIAALGLLINEKAGIVNLGAEGMMLCAAIAGFATVVHTGNTWLGFAAGMAAGALLAAVFGVLVIWLNTNQYATGLALSLFGVGFSAFAGISYVQAKLPELPKYAIPVLGDVPLLGPALFRQHPLVYLTMVLALALIWFLYRTRAGLVLRSVGESPESAHALGYPVRRIRLAAVVAGGALCGLAGAYISTVYTPLWVEGMVAGRGWIALALTTFATWRPARVLLGAYLFGGVTMLQFHLQATGVQVASQLLSMLPYVATIVVLALISRNPAWIRINMPASLGKPFYPGS from the coding sequence ATGGAATCGTACGCACTCCTCATCGGTGCCACGCTGAGCGCGGGCACCGTGCTGGCCATTGCGGCCCTGGGCCTGCTGATCAACGAGAAGGCCGGCATCGTCAACCTGGGGGCCGAGGGCATGATGCTCTGCGCGGCCATTGCCGGTTTTGCCACCGTGGTGCACACGGGCAACACCTGGCTGGGCTTTGCGGCCGGTATGGCGGCCGGTGCGCTGCTGGCGGCCGTCTTTGGCGTGCTGGTGATCTGGCTCAACACCAACCAGTACGCCACCGGGCTGGCGCTGAGCCTGTTCGGTGTGGGTTTCTCGGCCTTCGCCGGCATCAGCTATGTGCAGGCCAAGCTGCCCGAGCTGCCCAAATACGCGATCCCGGTGCTGGGCGATGTCCCGCTGCTGGGGCCGGCGCTGTTCCGGCAGCATCCGCTGGTGTACCTGACCATGGTGCTGGCGTTGGCGCTGATCTGGTTTCTATACCGCACGCGGGCCGGGCTGGTGCTGCGCTCGGTGGGGGAGTCACCCGAGTCTGCCCATGCGCTGGGCTACCCGGTGCGCCGCATCCGGCTGGCGGCGGTGGTGGCGGGTGGTGCGCTGTGCGGGCTGGCCGGCGCCTACATCTCCACCGTGTACACACCGCTGTGGGTCGAGGGCATGGTGGCCGGCCGCGGCTGGATCGCTCTGGCCCTCACCACCTTTGCCACCTGGCGGCCGGCACGCGTATTGCTTGGTGCCTATCTGTTCGGCGGCGTGACGATGCTGCAGTTCCATTTGCAGGCCACGGGCGTGCAGGTGGCCAGCCAGTTGCTGAGCATGCTGCCGTATGTGGCCACCATCGTGGTGCTGGCGCTCATATCGCGCAACCCGGCCTGGATTCGCATCAACATGCCGGCATCGCTGGGCAAGCCTTTCTACCCGGGCTCATAA